From a single Ornithorhynchus anatinus isolate Pmale09 chromosome 15, mOrnAna1.pri.v4, whole genome shotgun sequence genomic region:
- the ZNHIT1 gene encoding zinc finger HIT domain-containing protein 1, producing the protein MVEKKPAVQSQAPRQRQVLDRNTRQQRMTCQLEALENDNFQDDPHAGLLQLQLGKRLPQFHDDADTGKRKKKTRGDHFKLHFRKNFQALLEEQNASTAEGPNYVMACAAPSSWPQGPFCAICGFPSPYTCVSCGARCCTVRCLGTHHETRCLKWML; encoded by the coding sequence atggtGGAGAAGAAGCCAGCGGTGCAATCCCAAGCCCCCAGGCAGAGGCAGGTGTTGGACCGGAACACGCGACAGCAGCGGATGACCTGCCAGCTGGAGGCCTTGGAGAATGACAACTTCCAAGATGACCCTCACGCCGGCCTGTTACAGCTGCAGCTGGGGAAGCGGCTGCCCCAGTTCCACGACGACGCCGAtactgggaagaggaagaagaaaacccGGGGTGACCACTTCAAGCTTCATTTCCGGAAGAACTTCCAGGCTCTGCTGGAGGAGCAGAACGCGAGCACGGCAGAGGGCCCCAACTACGTGATGGCATGTGCGGCTCCGTCGTCGTGGCCCCAGGGGCCGTTCTGTGCCATTTgcggcttcccctccccttacaCCTGTGTGTCCTGCGGGGCCCGCTGCTGCACCGTGCGCTGCCTGGGCACCCACCACGAGACCCGATGTCTGAAGTGGATGCTCTGA